One stretch of Harpia harpyja isolate bHarHar1 unplaced genomic scaffold, bHarHar1 primary haplotype scaffold_120, whole genome shotgun sequence DNA includes these proteins:
- the LOC128138246 gene encoding olfactory receptor 14A16-like: MSNSSSITEFLLLAFADTRELQLLHFWLFLGIYLAALLGNGLIITAVACDHRLHTPMYFFLLNLSFLDLGSISTTVPKAMANSLWDTRAISYVGCAAQVFLFIFLMSAEYFLLTVMAYDRYVAICKPLHYGTLLGSRACVHMAAAAWGTGFLTAVLHTANTFSLPLCQGNAVEQFFCEIPQILKLACSDAYLREVGVLVVAVCFVFGCFVFIVLSYGQIFRAVLRIPSEQGQHKAFSTCLPHLAVVSLFVSTAMFAYLKPPSISSPSLDLLVAVLYSVVPPALNPLIYSMRNHEIKDALRKLITGCFSEGINCL; this comes from the coding sequence atgtccaacagcagctccatcactgagttcctcctcctggcatttgcagacacgcgggagctgcagctcttgcacttctggctcttcctgggcatctacctggctgccctcttgggcaatggcctcatcatcaccgccgtagcctgtgaccaccgcctccacacacccatgtacttcttcctcctcaatctCTCCTTCCTTGACCTGGgatccatctccaccactgtccccaaagctatggccaactccctctgggacaccagggccatctcctatgtaggatgtgctgcacaggtctttctgttcatctttttgatgtcagcagagtattttcttctcaccgtcatggcctatgaccgctacgttgccatctgcaaacccctgcactacgggaccctcctgggcagcagagcttgtgtccacatggcagcagctgcctggggcactggtttcctcactgctgtgctgcacactgccaatacattttcactacccctctgccaaggcaatgctgtggagcAGTTCTTCTgcgaaatcccccagatcctcaagctcgcctgctcagatgcctacctcagggaagttggggtacttgtagttgctgtctgttttgtatttgggtgttttgttttcattgtgctgtcctatgggcagatcttcagggctgtgctgaggatcccctctgagcagggacagcacaaagccttttccacctgcctccctcacctggctgtggtctccttgtttgtaagcactgccatgtttgcctacctgaagcccccctccatctcctccccatccctggacctgctggtggcagtcctgtactcagtggtgcctccagccttgaaccccctcatctacagcatgagaaaccatgagatcaaggatgccctgagaaaactaatcactggatgcttttcagAAGGAATAAACTGCCTGTAG